Proteins encoded by one window of Chloroflexota bacterium:
- a CDS encoding DEAD/DEAH box helicase — translation MSLQSVSTRPRSSRHLKRHAVICADCNESTTVPFRPNPSRPVYCRSCFNARRNDQSNRPDAPASKTHDANNRDDKLGSSYDGVLPGIELRPATRRALASMNISQPTPIQTKSIPPLLDGKDLIGQARTGSGKTLAFAIPLTEVCDPTTGRVQALVLVPTRELAIQVADVTNALCSKQRLRVSLLYGGRSDKPEAELRNGAQIIIGTPGRTLDHLRQGTLDLSAVRFLVLDEADEMLDRGFARDVEAILSQTASDRQTALLSATLPDWVATTAKKHLRNPVRVEVDADLRAAPSVEHLVFAIRPNEKIRALRTLLDEQDGSPVIVFGRTKRGVKKLARQLDDLGYSVGALQGNLSQNARERVMTDFRSGATPTLVATNVAARGLDIDGVSRVINFDLPDTDLLFTHRVGRTGRMGRSGEAVTFITPDEERKWREIERGLGRRFPVKSWKF, via the coding sequence ATGTCTTTACAATCCGTAAGCACGCGTCCGCGTTCTTCCCGCCACCTAAAGCGCCATGCCGTCATTTGCGCCGACTGCAATGAGTCCACGACGGTCCCGTTCCGTCCAAATCCCAGCAGGCCGGTGTACTGTCGCTCTTGTTTCAATGCTCGCCGGAACGACCAGTCCAACAGACCCGACGCACCTGCGAGTAAGACGCATGACGCGAACAACCGAGATGACAAGCTCGGCTCTTCATATGATGGAGTGCTTCCCGGTATCGAGTTGAGGCCCGCTACCAGACGGGCGCTTGCCTCGATGAACATTTCGCAACCCACACCCATTCAGACCAAGTCCATTCCGCCGCTTCTCGACGGCAAAGACCTTATTGGACAGGCGCGTACGGGTTCGGGAAAGACACTGGCCTTCGCAATACCACTCACCGAGGTATGCGACCCGACGACCGGGCGTGTCCAAGCGTTGGTTCTGGTGCCCACCCGCGAGCTTGCCATCCAGGTGGCGGATGTGACCAATGCCTTATGCTCAAAGCAACGGCTGCGAGTGTCGCTATTGTACGGCGGGCGCTCCGACAAGCCGGAAGCAGAGTTGAGGAACGGAGCGCAAATCATCATCGGGACGCCTGGGCGCACGCTCGACCACTTGCGGCAGGGAACCCTTGATCTGAGCGCAGTCCGATTTCTCGTGCTTGACGAGGCGGATGAAATGCTGGACAGGGGGTTTGCGAGAGACGTTGAGGCGATCCTAAGCCAGACAGCTTCCGATCGCCAGACCGCTCTACTCTCCGCGACCTTGCCGGACTGGGTGGCAACCACTGCCAAGAAGCACCTGCGTAACCCTGTGAGGGTGGAAGTTGACGCGGACCTGCGAGCGGCGCCAAGTGTGGAGCACTTGGTTTTTGCTATTCGCCCGAATGAGAAGATAAGGGCCCTTCGGACGCTTCTGGACGAGCAGGACGGCTCTCCGGTGATCGTCTTCGGAAGGACCAAGCGCGGCGTCAAAAAGCTGGCAAGGCAGCTCGATGATTTGGGCTATTCGGTTGGAGCGCTCCAGGGAAACCTGAGCCAAAATGCTCGCGAGCGCGTGATGACAGACTTTCGTTCCGGTGCCACACCAACTCTTGTGGCAACGAATGTGGCTGCGCGAGGCCTGGATATTGACGGTGTCTCACGGGTCATCAACTTTGACCTGCCAGACACGGACTTGCTCTTCACGCATCGAGTAGGCCGCACCGGCCGCATGGGACGTTCGGGTGAGGCGGTGACCTTCATCACACCGGATGAAGAGCGCAAATGGAGGGAGATCGAGCGGGGACTGGGCCGCAGGTTTCCAGTGAAATCGTGGAAATTCTAA
- a CDS encoding LLM class flavin-dependent oxidoreductase yields MKFGIYSSIADPPRGERLDQRIDEVIAEARLAEEAGFDSCFFGEHHQDRDGFLPSPLIVATAVAAHTSTLNVGTSVILLPLHNPVHLAEDVITLDLVSKERFILGVGLGYQEADFRAFEVPIGQRVGRFEEGMEIIRHCWSGEPFSFHGKYHQLENLHIRPSPFQKPAPPLWIGASTPRGARRAGRMADGFVAGPSTNLANTIKLVDAYRDEAVKMGREPMVALMRDAWVAETHAEAEAVYGPEVMTAYKYYWRNGLSEFRSIRSEDEITPDNLGADRLILGEPQECVAEFQRWSEAVGAEYFLLRLRHAHSGGPPHEKIMDAIRLFGEEVIPACG; encoded by the coding sequence ATGAAGTTTGGCATTTATAGCTCCATCGCCGACCCGCCCAGGGGCGAGCGGCTGGACCAACGGATAGACGAGGTTATCGCCGAGGCGCGGCTTGCTGAAGAGGCGGGTTTCGACTCCTGCTTCTTCGGCGAGCATCACCAGGATAGAGACGGATTCCTACCGTCACCTCTGATCGTGGCGACGGCGGTGGCCGCCCACACGAGCACCTTGAACGTGGGCACGTCGGTAATCCTACTGCCGCTACACAATCCGGTACATCTGGCAGAGGATGTGATTACGCTGGACCTGGTGTCCAAGGAGAGATTCATCCTGGGGGTGGGTCTAGGATACCAGGAGGCGGATTTTCGAGCCTTCGAGGTGCCTATAGGCCAGCGTGTAGGCCGGTTCGAGGAGGGGATGGAGATTATCCGCCACTGCTGGAGCGGGGAACCCTTCTCATTCCACGGCAAGTACCACCAACTGGAGAACCTGCACATCCGCCCCAGTCCTTTCCAGAAGCCTGCGCCTCCCCTGTGGATTGGAGCCAGCACGCCGCGAGGAGCGCGCCGGGCCGGACGCATGGCTGACGGTTTCGTTGCCGGACCCAGCACGAATCTTGCCAACACCATCAAGCTGGTTGATGCCTACCGTGATGAGGCGGTAAAGATGGGACGGGAGCCGATGGTGGCGCTGATGCGGGACGCATGGGTTGCTGAGACCCACGCGGAGGCTGAGGCGGTGTACGGGCCGGAGGTGATGACTGCCTACAAGTATTACTGGCGCAACGGCCTGTCGGAGTTCCGCAGCATACGGTCGGAGGACGAGATTACCCCGGACAACCTGGGAGCGGACCGGCTGATACTGGGAGAGCCGCAAGAGTGTGTGGCAGAATTCCAGCGCTGGAGCGAGGCCGTGGGCGCGGAGTACTTCTTGCTACGTCTGCGTCACGCCCACTCGGGGGGACCACCTCACGAGAAGATAATGGACGCCATACGGCTGTTCGGCGAAGAAGTCATACCGGCCTGCGGTTAG
- a CDS encoding tyrosine-type recombinase/integrase — MTTETLPEISMTAPATRNRRARDLTGREETAGYIEAYEVNALLRAAPNPRARLLMMIEWRAGLRVSKALALEVGDISLAVELPTLRVRQSKGRKARIVPMHPELYSALSSNLQFGNIAAENKIVKASRSTADRWIREATAGAIAPPPIMRCDTVTTAIC; from the coding sequence ATGACCACCGAAACCCTCCCCGAAATTTCTATGACTGCACCGGCCACGCGCAATCGCAGAGCACGCGACCTAACTGGTCGAGAAGAAACTGCCGGATACATAGAAGCCTACGAGGTCAACGCTCTGCTCCGCGCAGCTCCCAATCCCAGGGCGCGACTCCTGATGATGATTGAATGGCGAGCGGGACTGCGAGTGTCCAAGGCGCTGGCGCTTGAGGTCGGCGACATCTCGCTCGCTGTGGAACTTCCGACACTCCGCGTCCGGCAGAGCAAGGGCAGGAAAGCTCGCATAGTTCCGATGCATCCGGAGCTGTACTCCGCGCTCTCAAGCAACCTTCAGTTCGGCAACATCGCTGCCGAAAACAAGATAGTAAAGGCATCGCGCTCGACGGCGGACCGTTGGATACGGGAGGCGACCGCTGGCGCGATCGCTCCCCCTCCAATCATGCGCTGCGACACAGTTACGACCGCCATTTGCTGA
- a CDS encoding CRTAC1 family protein — MRMNPFGFPKALPFILAAAAAVSCGSEDFSIGYSRNSAASPEQMLDPNTVIPFVNAASYALEDGYGVWNDRPGVVIFDYNRDGYMDFYVTQMAGHANILYRNNGDETFTDVGETAGAALKDAHGTGTVACDINNDGFQDLYVGSWGNPADDLGFRSPQQGNLDALLLNMKDGTFADITFAAFGASVNARSAASVACADVNNDGWLDIFVGNLMDQDFRHFEDLNHPGHYNTLFLNNGDLTFEDITETAGVLGPQIMMRYPDGNPVSYRYPETGDTYEGYNPATIDAQGNRVGEPTGQTHAVLFFDFDDDGDQDLWVANDADRLHLYRNDSDTAGVRFTPMARSLGIDKVGAWMGFAVGDIDGDTDLDVFVPNVGFHPLIQPPRQVPRGTCEYFGRFATGTCSHFLLSNGGEGRFVDVANSTMVAPSPWFPPISMDPSTIHPDHKIPTGIAAYDFGFGATFFDYENDGDQDLYWFGSTMGRGGGPDGHIFPAAGRMLRGDNTGAFEDITVRARLLDITHVSYEGLADDPLARANPEALKARRIDRQMHENGKGLAHGDLNGDGFVDLIATNSSGDIYIPGLPGGPPATAPRTGPLFVWLNGHNANHWITLRLKGRMAIDGTGSNADGIGARVYLTAGGRTQVQEARAGSSYLSMDSIDLEFGLGVNDEVEEIKIFWPSGRTQVIEDIKSNQVMTIEEPKE, encoded by the coding sequence ATGAGAATGAATCCATTTGGCTTTCCGAAGGCGCTGCCATTCATTCTGGCAGCAGCAGCAGCGGTTAGTTGCGGCTCTGAGGACTTTAGCATTGGTTACAGCCGTAATTCCGCCGCGAGTCCGGAGCAAATGCTCGATCCTAACACCGTAATTCCATTCGTGAACGCGGCAAGCTACGCGCTCGAGGACGGCTACGGTGTCTGGAACGACCGACCCGGCGTGGTCATATTCGACTACAACCGGGACGGATACATGGACTTCTATGTGACCCAGATGGCCGGCCACGCGAACATCCTTTACCGCAACAACGGCGACGAGACATTCACCGATGTCGGCGAAACGGCAGGAGCAGCCCTTAAGGACGCTCACGGCACCGGCACGGTCGCATGCGACATCAACAACGACGGATTTCAAGACCTGTATGTCGGCTCGTGGGGCAACCCTGCGGACGATCTCGGCTTCAGGTCGCCGCAGCAGGGCAACTTGGACGCGCTGCTTCTGAACATGAAGGACGGCACTTTCGCGGACATCACCTTCGCGGCGTTCGGCGCCTCCGTGAACGCGCGCTCCGCCGCCAGCGTAGCCTGCGCCGATGTCAACAACGACGGCTGGCTCGACATATTCGTTGGCAACCTAATGGACCAGGACTTCCGACACTTCGAAGACCTGAATCATCCCGGCCACTACAACACGCTGTTTCTGAACAACGGTGACCTGACATTCGAGGACATAACGGAGACGGCGGGCGTTCTCGGTCCGCAGATAATGATGCGTTATCCGGACGGCAACCCTGTCAGTTACAGGTATCCGGAGACCGGAGATACATACGAGGGGTACAACCCGGCAACCATAGACGCGCAGGGCAATCGTGTAGGCGAGCCGACCGGACAGACTCACGCAGTGCTATTTTTCGATTTCGACGACGATGGCGACCAAGACTTATGGGTTGCCAATGACGCGGACAGGTTGCATTTGTACCGGAACGACTCCGACACCGCTGGAGTCAGGTTCACACCGATGGCTCGCAGCCTGGGCATAGACAAGGTTGGCGCGTGGATGGGATTCGCTGTAGGTGACATCGATGGCGACACTGACCTCGATGTGTTCGTTCCTAATGTGGGCTTTCACCCGCTGATACAGCCGCCCAGACAGGTGCCGCGCGGCACTTGCGAATACTTCGGCAGATTCGCAACCGGCACATGCTCCCACTTTCTACTGAGTAACGGCGGCGAGGGAAGGTTCGTTGATGTAGCAAACTCGACAATGGTCGCGCCCAGCCCCTGGTTTCCGCCTATATCTATGGACCCGTCAACCATACATCCCGATCATAAAATCCCAACCGGTATCGCCGCATACGACTTCGGCTTCGGCGCTACCTTCTTCGACTACGAGAACGACGGCGATCAGGACCTGTACTGGTTCGGTTCTACGATGGGCAGAGGGGGAGGACCCGACGGCCACATTTTCCCGGCGGCAGGGCGCATGCTGCGTGGTGACAACACGGGTGCGTTCGAGGATATAACGGTTCGCGCCCGCCTGCTGGACATAACCCATGTGAGCTACGAAGGGCTGGCGGATGACCCTTTGGCGCGCGCAAATCCGGAGGCGCTTAAGGCGAGGCGCATAGATCGTCAGATGCACGAGAATGGCAAGGGGCTGGCACACGGAGACCTGAACGGCGACGGTTTCGTCGACTTGATAGCCACCAACAGCAGCGGTGACATATACATACCCGGTTTGCCCGGCGGTCCGCCTGCCACCGCGCCCAGGACTGGACCGCTCTTTGTTTGGCTGAACGGACACAACGCGAACCACTGGATTACGCTTCGGCTGAAAGGACGCATGGCGATCGACGGCACGGGCAGCAATGCTGACGGCATTGGTGCGCGCGTATATCTCACTGCGGGCGGGCGCACCCAGGTGCAGGAAGCGCGTGCCGGTTCAAGTTACCTGTCAATGGACAGTATCGACCTCGAATTCGGGCTTGGCGTCAATGATGAAGTCGAAGAAATCAAAATTTTCTGGCCGAGCGGCAGAACGCAAGTCATCGAAGACATTAAGTCCAATCAGGTTATGACCATAGAAGAGCCGAAGGAATGA
- a CDS encoding Gfo/Idh/MocA family oxidoreductase produces MANKIRLGYIGANVNSTWASQSHFPAILACPDVEFTAVCTTRPESAEEARQAFGAKLAFHDFREMAVSPEIDAVAVVVRVPSHYEPTKAAIEAGKHVLTEWPLGKNAAEAEELAALARSKGVRTAVGLQSRVSPALLYVKELIEDGYVSEVLSCHVTTMRGGSVERSSSDTWQRDVSQGANTLTIANGHVIDALRFVAGDFTRVASMVSTQVEQWYETDTERFVEVTSPDNVRVSGQLESGAAASVHVGAVPWAGSGFRMEIYGREGTLVVTGSVSSQRGEMLRIRGAQRSNELQDLTIPERFVYVPSDFPRGDPFNVGQLYTLFAESIRTGQERLPTFDTAVDLHRFIDIINQASDTGRELPVI; encoded by the coding sequence ATGGCGAACAAAATCCGCTTGGGCTATATCGGCGCGAATGTTAACTCAACCTGGGCGTCCCAGTCGCACTTCCCCGCAATACTTGCCTGTCCTGATGTCGAATTTACCGCAGTCTGCACCACCCGGCCCGAGAGTGCTGAAGAAGCTCGCCAGGCCTTTGGCGCGAAGCTCGCCTTCCACGATTTCCGCGAAATGGCAGTGTCGCCGGAGATTGACGCGGTTGCCGTGGTCGTACGGGTCCCATCGCACTACGAGCCAACCAAAGCCGCCATCGAAGCCGGGAAGCATGTCCTCACCGAGTGGCCTCTGGGGAAGAACGCCGCCGAAGCTGAGGAACTTGCTGCTCTCGCCCGCAGCAAGGGCGTGCGAACCGCCGTAGGGCTTCAGTCACGAGTCAGTCCCGCGCTGCTGTATGTCAAGGAACTGATCGAGGACGGCTACGTGAGCGAGGTGCTGTCGTGTCATGTGACCACCATGCGCGGTGGATCGGTGGAACGCTCTTCCAGCGATACCTGGCAGCGCGACGTCAGTCAGGGCGCGAACACCCTGACCATCGCCAACGGACACGTCATTGACGCGCTGCGCTTTGTAGCAGGCGACTTCACCCGCGTGGCATCCATGGTTAGCACTCAGGTAGAGCAATGGTACGAGACCGACACCGAGCGGTTTGTGGAAGTTACATCCCCGGACAACGTGCGAGTCAGTGGACAGTTGGAGAGCGGCGCGGCAGCGTCCGTCCATGTCGGAGCCGTCCCTTGGGCTGGCAGCGGGTTCCGGATGGAGATATACGGGAGAGAGGGCACGCTGGTAGTAACAGGGAGTGTCTCGTCGCAGCGCGGCGAGATGCTGCGGATACGGGGCGCGCAAAGAAGCAATGAATTGCAGGACCTAACTATACCCGAGCGATTCGTCTATGTACCGTCCGACTTTCCACGGGGCGACCCATTCAACGTCGGGCAACTGTACACCTTGTTCGCCGAGTCGATCCGAACCGGACAGGAGCGCCTGCCAACCTTCGACACGGCGGTTGACCTGCATCGTTTCATCGACATCATAAATCAAGCGTCGGACACGGGTAGGGAACTGCCGGTTATATAA
- a CDS encoding tyrosine-type recombinase/integrase, translating to MALDGGPLDTGGDRWRDRSPSNHALRHSYDRHLLTSGIPINYLSRWLGHSSIQTTLIYLKLCRTRPGIWLWCRKRYASSFGLSSPFLFR from the coding sequence ATCGCGCTCGACGGCGGACCGTTGGATACGGGAGGCGACCGCTGGCGCGATCGCTCCCCCTCCAATCATGCGCTGCGACACAGTTACGACCGCCATTTGCTGACCAGCGGCATCCCAATCAACTATCTGTCGCGCTGGCTGGGTCACAGTTCGATCCAGACGACCCTGATCTATCTGAAGCTTTGCCGGACTCGACCGGGAATTTGGCTATGGTGCCGTAAACGGTATGCCTCCTCTTTTGGGCTCTCAAGCCCGTTCTTGTTCAGATAA
- a CDS encoding DUF2277 domain-containing protein yields MVKTLRRLDTPATDDELHAAALQFVRKISGYCKPSRANEEAFNRAVDEISLTSRALLESLVCGHWVPARYTSNAGTPARKESGNLLSAGVTLVRS; encoded by the coding sequence ATGGTCAAAACGCTCAGACGGCTAGACACGCCCGCCACCGACGACGAACTGCACGCTGCCGCGCTGCAGTTCGTGCGGAAGATTAGCGGCTATTGCAAGCCGTCTCGCGCGAATGAAGAGGCGTTCAACCGGGCTGTAGATGAAATTTCACTGACGTCGAGGGCGCTGCTGGAGTCGCTAGTGTGCGGGCATTGGGTTCCGGCTAGATACACATCGAACGCTGGAACACCGGCGCGCAAGGAATCAGGGAACCTCCTTTCCGCAGGCGTAACGCTTGTACGTTCCTGA
- a CDS encoding SOS response-associated peptidase produces MSGRFGLLAELDALAEQFNFDLSIMQDIYSPRWNVPPTVPVLTVHSSSSEDQPGENTARLLHWGMTGARHPRSRGSSRPLFNTRAETVHRLLSFRQPFRERCCLILASGFYEWGRDESGRRTPVWFHREYGAPVAFAGIWSTERADDGDVDTCVVITCAANDLVAPVHHRMPVILQPEMYRGWLDPDADAEDLLVLVQLSEWPEVAHHAVSKEVNRAANDYPALVEHAVREMQLDLTAGSGS; encoded by the coding sequence ATGTCCGGTAGATTCGGTCTGTTGGCGGAACTGGACGCGCTCGCCGAGCAGTTCAACTTCGACCTCTCGATAATGCAGGACATCTACTCCCCGCGCTGGAACGTCCCTCCCACGGTCCCCGTGCTGACGGTGCATTCGTCGTCGAGTGAAGATCAGCCCGGCGAGAATACCGCCAGACTTCTGCACTGGGGTATGACGGGCGCGCGTCATCCGCGCTCCAGGGGAAGCAGCCGCCCGCTGTTCAACACCCGCGCAGAGACGGTGCATCGGCTGCTGTCTTTCCGGCAGCCGTTCAGAGAGCGCTGCTGTCTTATCCTCGCAAGCGGCTTCTACGAATGGGGGAGAGATGAATCCGGCCGCAGGACGCCGGTATGGTTCCACAGGGAGTACGGTGCGCCGGTTGCCTTCGCCGGCATCTGGTCCACCGAGCGCGCGGACGACGGGGACGTCGATACCTGCGTCGTCATAACATGCGCCGCGAATGATCTGGTTGCTCCCGTACATCACAGGATGCCGGTGATACTGCAGCCCGAAATGTACCGAGGATGGCTCGACCCGGATGCCGATGCAGAGGATCTGCTCGTGCTGGTACAGCTCTCAGAATGGCCCGAGGTTGCACACCATGCGGTATCCAAAGAAGTCAACCGCGCCGCCAACGACTATCCGGCGCTTGTGGAGCACGCGGTCAGGGAGATGCAGTTAGACCTGACCGCAGGCTCAGGTTCCTGA